The following proteins come from a genomic window of Nostoc sp. ATCC 53789:
- a CDS encoding peptidylprolyl isomerase, whose protein sequence is MRLKISQFLLSFVLISAVMLGGCSTQQVASNTSSPTSTATSTTQTTTEATSVSQTSSESIPGIAGLPRLEGKATVVMTVKGSPITIEVDGTNAPITAGNFVDLVQKGVYDGLAFHRVVREPQPFVVQGGDPQSKDPKVPADQLGTGSYIDPKTGNARYIPLEVKPKGSDTPLYNKPFDATAQPVVLPHKQGAVAMARSQAPDSASAQFYFALADLAFLDGNYAVFGNVTQGLDVVNKIQQGDRIDSAKVTQGAENLKITGQ, encoded by the coding sequence ATGCGGTTAAAAATTTCACAATTTTTGCTTTCTTTTGTGCTTATCAGTGCTGTGATGCTTGGAGGATGTTCAACACAGCAGGTAGCTTCTAATACCTCTTCTCCAACCTCGACAGCTACCTCGACTACCCAGACGACTACTGAAGCAACATCTGTATCTCAAACTAGTAGTGAGAGTATTCCTGGAATCGCAGGTTTACCACGTCTTGAAGGTAAGGCGACTGTGGTAATGACGGTTAAAGGTTCGCCCATTACTATCGAAGTAGACGGCACTAATGCCCCCATTACAGCTGGTAACTTCGTAGATTTAGTTCAAAAGGGCGTTTACGATGGTTTAGCTTTCCATCGAGTTGTACGCGAACCCCAACCGTTTGTAGTTCAAGGGGGCGATCCCCAAAGCAAAGACCCGAAAGTTCCAGCAGATCAGCTGGGAACCGGTAGCTATATTGACCCAAAAACGGGAAATGCTCGCTATATACCTTTAGAAGTTAAACCGAAAGGTTCGGATACTCCGCTTTATAACAAACCATTTGATGCTACTGCTCAACCCGTCGTATTGCCCCATAAACAGGGTGCAGTAGCGATGGCGCGATCGCAAGCACCAGATTCGGCTTCTGCTCAGTTTTACTTTGCTTTGGCGGATCTAGCCTTCTTGGATGGTAACTACGCCGTGTTTGGCAATGTCACTCAAGGCTTGGATGTAGTGAACAAAATTCAGCAAGGCGATCGCATTGATTCTGCTAAAGTCACCCAAGGGGCTGAAAATCTGAAAATAACAGGGCAGTAG
- a CDS encoding beta-ketoacyl-ACP synthase has product MKVLVTGIGLVSALGGSLEDSWKNLIAGKSGIRLHQPFPEIKPLPLGLIAQQPSELTMLTQMVVTSALRDAGLVPPLADCAVVIGSSRSYQASWEMLARQMYKDAENSSVSDFGNWLEILPHINAIAAARQIGATGMVLAPMAACATGIWSIAQAALLIQTGQCQQAIAGAVEAPITPLTLAGFQQMGALAKTGAYPFDLQREGLVLGEGAAVFVLESAELAKQRQARVYGEILGFGLTNDAYHSNSPEPEGKSAIAAIKQCLERSCLSPSDIDYIHAHGTATQLNDQMESMVIQRLFPQGVAVSSTKGSTGHTLGASGALGVAFSLMALKHQILPPCVGLQQPEFDLEIVTATRLSKVRQVLCLSFGFGGQNVAIALAKSP; this is encoded by the coding sequence GTGAAAGTTCTTGTCACTGGTATTGGCCTAGTTTCCGCCTTGGGTGGAAGTTTAGAGGATAGTTGGAAAAATCTGATAGCAGGTAAATCTGGAATTAGGTTACATCAGCCATTTCCAGAAATAAAACCACTTCCTCTAGGTTTGATTGCTCAACAACCATCTGAGTTGACAATGTTAACTCAAATGGTTGTTACTTCTGCTTTGCGAGATGCTGGGTTAGTTCCACCTTTAGCTGATTGTGCTGTCGTCATTGGATCGAGTCGCTCTTATCAAGCATCTTGGGAGATGTTGGCGCGGCAAATGTATAAAGATGCGGAAAATTCATCCGTTTCAGATTTTGGAAATTGGTTAGAGATATTACCTCATATCAATGCGATCGCAGCTGCAAGACAAATCGGTGCAACAGGTATGGTTTTGGCACCGATGGCAGCTTGTGCAACTGGAATTTGGTCTATCGCCCAAGCAGCTTTGCTTATCCAAACTGGGCAATGCCAACAGGCGATCGCAGGTGCAGTGGAAGCACCGATTACACCCCTAACTTTAGCTGGATTTCAGCAGATGGGTGCTTTGGCAAAAACTGGGGCTTATCCCTTTGATTTGCAGCGAGAAGGCTTAGTTTTGGGCGAAGGCGCAGCCGTGTTTGTCTTAGAGTCCGCAGAGTTGGCAAAACAGCGACAAGCAAGAGTGTATGGTGAAATTCTCGGTTTCGGCTTAACTAACGACGCATATCATAGTAATTCACCGGAACCAGAAGGGAAAAGTGCGATCGCAGCTATCAAACAATGTCTAGAACGTAGTTGTCTATCACCAAGCGATATTGATTACATTCATGCTCATGGCACAGCAACTCAGCTAAATGACCAGATGGAGAGTATGGTAATCCAGCGCTTGTTTCCCCAAGGCGTGGCAGTTAGTTCTACCAAGGGAAGCACGGGTCATACATTAGGAGCATCAGGAGCATTAGGCGTAGCTTTTTCTCTCATGGCATTAAAGCATCAAATATTACCGCCTTGTGTAGGATTGCAGCAGCCAGAATTTGATTTAGAAATCGTTACAGCAACACGTCTAAGTAAAGTTAGGCAGGTCTTATGTTTGAGTTTTGGCTTTGGTGGACAGAATGTAGCGATCGCGTTAGCTAAGTCCCCATAG
- a CDS encoding Glu/Leu/Phe/Val dehydrogenase: MISKSLLPLEPASPAHICPFDQACSYLEAAAKELNLNQGLLEILSHPRKVVTVSIPVKLDDGEIQVLAGHRVQHCDVLGPYKGGIRYHPAVTLREVSALAMLMTWKCALLGIPYGGGKGGIAIDPKRYSVGELERISRRYISELIKDIGPSVDIPAPDMGTSAREMAWMMDTYSVNVGNAVPGVVTGKPLSIGGSLGREMATGRGVMITVREALADQGKSLAGVRVAIQGFGNVGGAAAELLYEAGAKIIAVSTGAGGIFSEVGLDIPALKIYAAENRKSIVGFPQSIPISNADLLALPCDVLIPAALENQITEENVNQVQAQIVAEAANGPLTLEASLSLEERGVIVLPDILANAGGVVVSYLEWVQGLSYVFWDEERVNREMEHLMVQAYRKVIQQSNKRQISLRLAAYTLGVGRVSQALSDRGLYP; this comes from the coding sequence ATGATTTCAAAATCACTACTACCGCTAGAACCTGCTTCTCCAGCGCATATATGCCCATTTGACCAAGCCTGTAGTTACTTAGAAGCGGCAGCTAAAGAATTAAATTTAAATCAAGGTTTGCTGGAAATTCTCAGCCACCCGCGTAAGGTTGTCACAGTTTCCATTCCCGTGAAACTAGATGACGGGGAAATACAGGTTCTCGCTGGACACCGGGTACAGCACTGCGATGTCTTAGGTCCCTACAAAGGTGGAATTCGTTATCATCCGGCTGTGACATTGCGCGAAGTATCGGCTTTGGCAATGCTGATGACCTGGAAATGTGCATTGTTGGGTATTCCTTATGGTGGTGGTAAGGGTGGCATTGCCATAGATCCAAAACGCTACAGTGTTGGCGAATTAGAGCGAATCAGCCGCCGTTATATCAGCGAGTTAATTAAAGATATTGGGCCTTCTGTAGATATTCCTGCGCCAGATATGGGGACTTCAGCCCGTGAGATGGCTTGGATGATGGATACTTACTCTGTGAATGTCGGTAATGCTGTACCAGGGGTTGTGACTGGGAAACCGCTTTCCATTGGTGGTTCATTGGGACGCGAAATGGCAACCGGACGTGGCGTGATGATTACTGTGCGTGAGGCGCTGGCAGATCAAGGTAAATCCTTGGCAGGAGTGCGAGTAGCAATTCAGGGTTTTGGTAATGTAGGTGGTGCTGCTGCTGAATTACTATATGAAGCAGGCGCGAAAATTATCGCTGTTTCAACAGGTGCTGGGGGAATATTTTCCGAAGTTGGTCTTGATATTCCCGCGTTGAAAATCTACGCTGCTGAAAACCGCAAGAGTATTGTAGGTTTCCCGCAATCTATACCAATTAGCAATGCAGATTTATTAGCTTTACCCTGCGATGTCTTAATACCAGCAGCTTTAGAAAACCAGATTACAGAGGAAAATGTGAATCAGGTGCAAGCGCAAATTGTCGCAGAAGCAGCTAATGGGCCACTTACTCTTGAGGCTAGCTTGTCTCTAGAGGAACGGGGTGTGATAGTACTACCAGACATCTTAGCGAATGCCGGCGGTGTGGTAGTTAGCTATTTGGAGTGGGTACAGGGTCTTTCTTACGTATTTTGGGATGAGGAGCGAGTTAACCGCGAAATGGAGCATTTGATGGTGCAAGCCTACCGCAAGGTGATTCAGCAGTCTAATAAGCGGCAAATTTCTTTAAGATTAGCAGCTTACACTTTAGGGGTGGGTAGAGTTTCCCAGGCCCTAAGTGACAGAGGTCTTTATCCTTAA
- a CDS encoding Gfo/Idh/MocA family oxidoreductase, which produces MTATNGKRKIRYAVVGLGWFAQEAALPSFIHAKNSELVALVSDDPIKSEKLSKKYGIKHTYSYEEYEDCLTSGEVDAVYIALPNHLHCDYTVRAANQAIHVLCEKPMAVTEEECEAMIKAANDNNVKLMIAYRLHLEEANLRAVEILRSKQIGEPRIFNSVFSQQVEEGNIRLRNVTGGGTLYDIGIYCINAVRYLFQDEPIEVFAVAASNGEQRFSEVEEMASVTLRFSNERLATFTCSFGGANVSTYQVVGTKGDLRVEPAYPWQGEIKHYLTINGETQERTFEDHDQLAAEFTYFSDCILQDKDPEPSGTEGLIDVSIIQALYQSIEMGKPVQIQTRARHQRPTSTQAIELPPAEKKPDLIHAASPSGE; this is translated from the coding sequence ATGACTGCTACAAATGGTAAGCGCAAAATTCGTTATGCTGTTGTTGGTTTAGGTTGGTTTGCTCAAGAAGCCGCCTTACCTTCCTTTATCCACGCCAAAAACTCAGAATTAGTGGCACTGGTTTCAGATGACCCCATTAAAAGCGAAAAACTGAGCAAGAAGTATGGCATTAAGCATACTTACTCTTACGAGGAGTATGAAGACTGTCTCACAAGCGGTGAGGTTGATGCAGTTTATATTGCATTACCTAATCACTTGCATTGTGACTACACTGTGCGGGCTGCTAATCAGGCAATTCATGTATTGTGTGAAAAGCCAATGGCAGTGACAGAAGAAGAGTGTGAGGCAATGATTAAAGCTGCCAATGATAATAATGTCAAGCTGATGATTGCCTATCGCTTACATTTAGAAGAAGCCAATTTACGAGCAGTCGAAATTCTCCGCTCGAAGCAAATTGGTGAACCACGTATTTTCAACTCGGTTTTTAGTCAACAAGTAGAAGAAGGCAATATTCGTTTACGAAATGTAACTGGTGGTGGCACGCTCTATGATATCGGCATTTACTGCATTAATGCTGTACGTTATCTATTTCAAGATGAACCAATTGAAGTATTTGCTGTAGCTGCCAGTAACGGAGAACAACGTTTCAGCGAAGTGGAAGAAATGGCTAGTGTTACTTTGCGTTTTTCCAACGAGCGATTGGCAACATTTACCTGTAGTTTTGGAGGGGCAAATGTTTCAACCTATCAGGTTGTAGGTACTAAAGGAGATTTACGAGTAGAACCTGCCTATCCTTGGCAGGGAGAAATCAAGCATTATTTGACAATTAATGGTGAAACTCAAGAGCGTACCTTTGAGGATCATGACCAACTAGCAGCTGAATTTACCTACTTCTCTGATTGTATTCTCCAAGATAAAGACCCTGAGCCATCTGGGACAGAAGGGTTGATTGATGTTTCGATCATTCAAGCACTTTATCAGTCAATTGAGATGGGTAAACCTGTGCAGATCCAAACTCGCGCTCGCCATCAACGTCCCACATCGACTCAAGCTATTGAACTTCCTCCTGCTGAGAAGAAGCCAGATTTAATTCATGCTGCTTCCCCTTCTGGTGAGTAG
- a CDS encoding hemerythrin domain-containing protein has protein sequence MPKTKANKGKATDILALIEAEHRQVEKLFEEVEKAKGAKLVEQFNQIYVALILHARAEELVFYPALREYEETEQYVEEAEEEHEEVAVILEEIKALKPTDPEFKEKMSELKETFEHHAEEEESEIFNAVRECMSDKELTELGQKFQETKAKLVSNVEAALAI, from the coding sequence ATGCCTAAGACTAAAGCCAATAAAGGAAAAGCAACAGACATTTTGGCATTAATTGAAGCAGAGCATCGTCAAGTTGAGAAGCTTTTTGAAGAAGTAGAAAAAGCTAAGGGTGCAAAATTAGTTGAACAATTCAATCAAATCTATGTAGCGTTGATATTACATGCAAGAGCTGAAGAATTAGTTTTCTACCCAGCTTTGCGAGAATACGAAGAAACTGAACAATATGTTGAAGAAGCTGAAGAAGAGCATGAAGAAGTTGCAGTTATTTTAGAAGAGATTAAGGCGCTTAAACCTACCGATCCTGAGTTTAAAGAAAAAATGAGCGAATTGAAGGAAACATTTGAGCATCATGCAGAAGAAGAAGAAAGCGAAATTTTTAATGCTGTGCGCGAATGTATGAGTGATAAAGAGCTAACTGAATTGGGACAGAAGTTTCAGGAAACCAAAGCTAAGTTGGTGTCAAATGTAGAAGCTGCATTAGCAATATAG
- a CDS encoding DUF29 domain-containing protein, with the protein MVKPIIQSATQTLYDEDYYLWLRTTINQLRTGQFSSVDLENLLEELESIGRREKRTIESLLIKLLQHLLKLKCWDEERERNQGHWKGEIRTFRREIKKALKDSPSMKPYILEIFDECYQDARTEASDAYGGKLRSQLTIDIFPAVPIGSLEQILDENWFPEYNHNHYGKPD; encoded by the coding sequence ATGGTAAAACCAATAATCCAATCAGCAACTCAAACCTTATACGACGAAGATTATTATCTGTGGCTGAGGACAACTATAAATCAACTTCGCACTGGACAGTTTTCTTCTGTTGATTTGGAGAATTTGTTAGAAGAGTTAGAAAGTATTGGTAGAAGGGAGAAGCGAACAATTGAAAGCTTATTAATTAAGCTTCTTCAACATCTACTAAAACTCAAGTGTTGGGATGAAGAACGAGAACGTAATCAAGGACATTGGAAAGGAGAAATCAGGACTTTTCGTAGAGAAATTAAAAAAGCTCTGAAAGATAGTCCTAGTATGAAACCTTACATTTTAGAAATATTTGATGAATGTTATCAAGATGCAAGAACAGAAGCAAGCGATGCCTACGGCGGTAAACTACGCTCTCAACTTACCATTGACATATTTCCTGCTGTACCCATTGGCTCTTTAGAACAAATCTTAGATGAAAACTGGTTTCCTGAATATAACCACAATCATTACGGTAAACCCGATTAA
- a CDS encoding four-carbon acid sugar kinase family protein, with amino-acid sequence MSNKPKIIVLDDDPTGSQTVHSCLLLMHWDVDTLRSGLQDNSPIFFILTNTRSLTPESATSVTKEVCQNLKIALSAEGIDDFLIVSRSDSTLRGHYPIETDAIAQELGPFDAHFLVPAFFEGGRITRDSVHYLMIGGVPTPVHETEFARDSVFSYHHSYLPKYVEEKTQGRISAEAVQRFLLADIRAGSLERLLQLSGNQCAVVDGETQDDLNRFAVDILATASQGKRFLFRSGASILTALAALPPQPIAAENMAQYVRQGKPGAVIVGSHVKKTTQQLEALLQIEGTVGIEVNVARLLDDANQSAVLLTEIKESTQAAHEAGKTPVVYTSRQELSFKDVNTRLEFGTKVSSLLMDIVRGLPSDIGFLISKGGITSNDVLSTGLTLTSARLLGQILAGCSMVLTPSDHPQFPNLPVVLFPGNVGDADALGTVYQRLTKQS; translated from the coding sequence ATGAGCAACAAACCAAAAATAATTGTCCTAGATGATGACCCTACAGGTTCTCAAACAGTCCACAGCTGCTTGCTGCTAATGCACTGGGATGTGGACACTTTACGCAGTGGGTTACAGGACAATTCGCCGATTTTCTTTATACTGACTAACACTAGATCGCTAACGCCAGAGTCAGCTACATCTGTCACCAAAGAAGTTTGCCAAAATCTGAAAATTGCTTTAAGTGCTGAGGGAATTGACGATTTTTTGATTGTCAGCCGTTCTGATTCTACTTTGCGCGGGCATTATCCTATCGAAACTGATGCGATCGCACAAGAACTCGGCCCTTTTGATGCTCATTTTCTTGTTCCAGCCTTTTTTGAAGGTGGACGCATCACCCGCGACAGCGTGCATTACTTGATGATTGGCGGTGTCCCCACTCCAGTCCATGAAACCGAATTTGCCCGTGATTCAGTCTTCAGCTACCATCACAGTTACTTACCCAAGTATGTTGAAGAAAAGACTCAAGGACGAATTAGTGCTGAAGCTGTACAAAGGTTTCTCCTCGCTGATATTCGCGCTGGTAGTTTAGAACGCTTGTTACAACTGAGTGGTAATCAATGCGCTGTCGTCGATGGTGAAACTCAAGATGATCTCAACCGCTTTGCAGTAGATATATTAGCAACAGCAAGTCAAGGGAAACGCTTTCTGTTTCGTAGTGGCGCAAGTATTTTAACGGCTTTAGCCGCTTTACCACCCCAACCCATTGCAGCCGAAAACATGGCGCAATACGTGCGCCAAGGCAAACCAGGTGCTGTAATTGTTGGTTCCCATGTGAAAAAGACCACTCAGCAGTTAGAGGCGCTATTGCAAATAGAGGGAACAGTGGGAATTGAAGTAAATGTCGCGCGATTACTTGATGATGCAAATCAATCTGCGGTTCTGCTAACTGAAATCAAAGAAAGTACACAGGCGGCACACGAAGCGGGTAAAACACCAGTAGTTTATACTAGCCGTCAGGAACTGAGCTTTAAAGATGTCAACACCCGATTGGAGTTTGGGACAAAAGTTTCAAGTTTATTGATGGATATTGTGCGGGGTTTACCATCCGATATAGGATTCTTAATCAGCAAGGGTGGCATTACCTCAAACGATGTCTTGAGTACTGGACTAACCTTAACTTCAGCCCGCTTACTCGGTCAAATTTTAGCTGGTTGTTCAATGGTGTTAACCCCATCCGATCATCCCCAGTTTCCTAATTTGCCTGTGGTGCTGTTTCCAGGTAACGTTGGTGATGCTGATGCCTTGGGGACAGTTTATCAGAGGTTGACTAAACAATCTTGA
- the minC gene encoding septum site-determining protein MinC, protein MTSDSAIPNLKSNSALPNAELNSILSEVEVNPTVSDVESDPIPPDAELRSVLLYLKSNTILGDLESNPANPDLESNPVNSDLEPNPANPDVESKTDVASDFILTDSNPNESAISGYRVNDNTQVQLRSKEGRLLLILPPESQVSASELSWSDIWQQIRQRLNAGDRFRIANTPVHLMAQDRLVDARQLQELAEALTEVQLRLISVSTSRRQTAIAAVTSGYSVEQLQPVTSLNTGSEATATPQADALYLETTVRSGVEIRHPGTVIILGDVNPGGIVIADGDIIIWGRLRGIAHAGAGGNRECLIMALQMEPTQLRIADAVARAPEKLPTQFSPEVAHIMPQGIRIARASDFSRNQFTKSNQ, encoded by the coding sequence ATGACTTCTGATTCTGCAATTCCCAATCTAAAGTCAAATTCTGCACTTCCTAATGCAGAATTAAACTCTATCCTTTCGGAGGTAGAGGTAAATCCTACTGTTTCTGATGTAGAGTCAGATCCTATCCCCCCTGATGCGGAGTTAAGATCCGTCCTCCTTTATTTAAAATCAAATACTATCCTTGGGGATCTAGAGTCTAATCCTGCTAACCCAGACTTAGAGTCTAATCCTGTTAACTCAGATTTAGAGCCAAATCCTGCTAACCCAGATGTAGAGTCTAAGACTGATGTTGCATCAGATTTTATCTTGACTGATTCAAATCCCAATGAGTCAGCAATATCAGGGTATCGCGTAAATGATAATACTCAAGTCCAGTTAAGAAGTAAGGAGGGACGACTGTTATTAATTTTGCCCCCGGAATCTCAAGTATCTGCCTCAGAACTCAGCTGGTCTGATATTTGGCAACAAATCAGGCAACGTTTGAATGCAGGCGATCGCTTCCGAATAGCAAATACACCTGTACATCTAATGGCACAAGACCGCTTAGTAGATGCCAGGCAACTCCAAGAACTCGCCGAGGCTTTAACTGAAGTCCAACTGCGGCTAATTTCTGTCTCAACGAGTCGCCGACAAACTGCGATCGCAGCCGTCACATCTGGGTATTCTGTAGAACAATTGCAGCCAGTAACTTCCCTGAATACAGGGTCAGAAGCTACAGCTACACCCCAGGCAGATGCCCTTTATTTAGAAACAACAGTCCGCTCTGGAGTAGAAATTCGTCATCCTGGTACAGTAATTATCTTGGGAGATGTAAACCCAGGTGGTATTGTAATTGCAGATGGAGATATTATCATCTGGGGTCGTCTACGTGGAATTGCTCATGCTGGGGCCGGAGGCAATCGTGAGTGTCTGATAATGGCTTTGCAAATGGAACCTACCCAATTGCGGATCGCAGATGCTGTAGCTAGGGCACCAGAAAAATTACCGACGCAATTTTCTCCAGAAGTGGCACATATTATGCCCCAAGGGATTCGCATCGCTAGGGCTAGTGATTTTTCTAGAAACCAATTTACTAAAAGCAATCAGTAG
- the minD gene encoding septum site-determining protein MinD, with translation MTRIIVITSGKGGVGKTTVSANLGMALAKMGRQVALVDADFGLRNLDLLLGLENRIVYTAVEVLARECRLEQALVKDKRQPNLVLLPAAQNRSKDAVTPEQMKLLVNALAQKYQYVIIDSPAGIENGFKNAIGPAKEALVVSTPEISSVRDADRVVGLLEAQGIKRVHLIINRIRPAMVQANDMMSVQDVQELLAIPLIGVIPDDERVIVSTNRGEPLVLAENPSLAATAFENIARRLEGESVEFLEIDSSQDSIFARLRRLLWTKIV, from the coding sequence ATGACTCGCATTATAGTGATTACCTCCGGTAAAGGAGGAGTGGGTAAAACCACAGTTTCAGCAAATCTGGGCATGGCTTTAGCCAAAATGGGTCGTCAAGTTGCCTTGGTTGATGCGGATTTTGGTCTGAGAAATTTGGATTTGCTGCTAGGGCTGGAGAACCGCATCGTCTATACTGCGGTGGAAGTCTTGGCCAGAGAGTGTCGCTTAGAACAAGCCTTGGTGAAAGATAAACGCCAACCCAATCTTGTACTCCTACCGGCAGCCCAAAATCGCTCCAAAGATGCAGTCACACCGGAACAGATGAAGTTACTGGTCAATGCCCTAGCGCAAAAGTATCAGTACGTGATCATTGATAGCCCCGCCGGCATCGAAAATGGGTTTAAAAATGCGATCGGCCCGGCCAAAGAAGCGCTAGTTGTCAGCACGCCAGAAATTTCCTCAGTTCGTGATGCCGACCGGGTAGTGGGGTTACTTGAAGCACAAGGTATCAAGCGTGTTCATTTAATAATTAACCGCATCAGACCCGCAATGGTGCAGGCAAATGATATGATGTCAGTGCAAGATGTTCAGGAACTTCTCGCCATTCCCCTGATCGGGGTAATCCCTGACGACGAGCGTGTTATTGTATCTACCAATCGCGGCGAACCCTTAGTGTTAGCGGAAAATCCTTCTTTAGCCGCCACAGCCTTTGAGAACATTGCTCGTAGATTAGAAGGAGAAAGTGTCGAATTTCTGGAGATCGACTCATCCCAAGACAGCATCTTCGCCCGTCTACGAAGGTTGTTGTGGACAAAGATTGTTTAA